A genomic segment from Daphnia carinata strain CSIRO-1 chromosome 1, CSIRO_AGI_Dcar_HiC_V3, whole genome shotgun sequence encodes:
- the LOC130695975 gene encoding uncharacterized protein K02A2.6-like, which translates to MAFALPAFESFSISDDPQNVGARWKKWVSRFETMLLAMNIVEEDSNTNAQKSAIDKRRLALMLHYAGSEVADVYDTLSGEDEDKESYPKTKPLLQTYFQPKQNIELEVYKFRKLRQEDGETMDAYVTRLRKQATLYDFPDDDREIKFQVIQGCLSSSFRKLCLRGQLSLSKMLEHSRSAEAANHYEENIEKHNQKSGNAMKHKNTKSSNQRNPSSGTQEIKEITQKLQNQAINSSDESSDESVFSVCAINNQRRPMTSIQVSETKIAMMIDTGSICNMIGLKTFNKLNPRPVLKPTNTVINAYGNQPLDIKGKFSTIIRSKHAESKVTVYVSAENNADNLLSCETAKDLKIVKIINATHTQARYEQLKCEFTSLFKGTGKMKNYTVKRHIDPSVPPVTQKHRRVGFHLRKAVEEEIQKLLQEDIIEPVTGGPTPWVSPCIVVPKPKQPGKFRVCVDMRAPNKAIMRTRHLIPTIEDLVVDLNGAKFFSKLDMNQGYHQLELMPESRFITTFASHRGLFRYKRLNFGINCAAEIFDDVIRQIISGIPGVVNRSDDILVTVRSRGEHDQNLREVLRRLQERNLTLNFGKCEFGNREVTYFGLHFSEDGIAPDKAKVQAIDEAAPPSGPDEVSSFLGMITFCSRFIADAASISEPLRKLTHKKTEWAWSTKEQTAFQELKNRLKKAVTLAYYDVKKSTSLIVDASPTGLGTKFSVITHHKPLETIFNKPLIQPPARIERWLLKLQQYEFEVKYQPGKNNPADFISRHPAHQNRTPSREEIIAENYVNHIAMTSAPKAVTIKEVAEATARDKAIQVIAKMLDCKRDTKQENLTPGESERVRAFKLVLNQLSRVQSTEGLLLLKGSKLVIPQELTDREIKIAHQCHPGIVKTKSLIREKVWFPGIDKLVERRISSYIPCMAANPTVRPELLLTSQLPSGPWTEISVDFAQLPDNNYLVIYDDYSRFPVIQKVSSTSANAIIRRLKEVFAMFGIQTTLKSDNGPPFSSKNMKDFAEEFNFQHRKVTPLGHKLTVASNVL; encoded by the exons ATGGCATTCGCATTACCAGCCTTCGAAAGTTTCTCCATTAGTGACGACCCTCAAAACGTTGGCGCACGTTGGAAGAAATGGGTGTCCAGGTTCGAGACAATGCTCTTGGCCATGAACATTGTAGAAGAGGACTCTAATACAAACGCACAGAAATCAGCAATCGACAAACGAAGACTCGCCCTGATGCTGCACTACGCCGGATCTGAAGTGGCCGACGTGTATGACACCTTATCgggcgaagacgaagacaaAGAATCATACCCAAAAACGAAGCCCTTGCTGCAAACTTACTTCCAGcctaaacaaaacattgagCTTGAAGTATACAAGTTCAGGAAACTGCGACAGGAAGATGGTGAAACAATGGACGCCTATGTCACCAGGCTTCGCAAGCAAGCAACACTCTATGATTTCCCAGACGATGATCGTGAAATCAAGTTTCAAGTCATCCAAGGATGCCTGTCAAGCTCATTTAGGAAGCTCTGTCTACGTGGTCAGCTGTCCCTGAGTAAGATGCTAGAACACTCTAGATCAGCCGAAGCAGCTAATCACTATGAGGAAAACATAGAGAAACACAACCAGAAGTCTGGAAACGcaatgaaacacaaaaatacaaa AAGCTCCAATCAACGCAACCCCTCAAGTGGCACACAggagataaaagaaatcaCACAAAAGCTACAGAACCAAGCAATAAACTCTTCCGACGAATCAAGCGATGAGTCGGTGTTTTCCGTCTGCGCCATCAACAACCAGAGGAGACCGATGACGTCAATACAGGTCAGCGAAACCAAAATCGCAATGATGATCGACACAGGCTCGATATGTAACATGATCGGGTTGAAAACATTTAACAAATTAAATCCGAGGCCCGTTCTGAAACCAACCAACACAGTGATCAACGCGTACGGAAACCAACCGCTTGACATTAAAGGAAAATTCTCAACAATCATCAGGTCCAAGCATGCAGAGTCGAAAGTTACGGTGTATGTAAGCGCTGAGAACAATGCCGACAACCTACTGAGTTGTGAAACTGCCAAAGACCTGAAGATCGTCAAAATCATAAACGCAACTCATACACAAGCCAGATACGAACAGCTAAAATGCGAATTTACGTCACTCTTCAAAGGCACTGGCAAAATGAAGAATTACACCGTGAAACGACACATCGACCCATCGGTTCCTCCAGTCACGCAGAAACACCGGCGTGTTGGGTTCCATCTCAGAAAAGCCGTCGAGGAGGAGATTCAAAAGCTGTTGCAAGAAGATATCATCGAACCAGTTACGGGAGGTCCAACCCCATGGGTATCACCCTGTATTGTGGTTCCAAAACCAAAGCAGCCCGGCAAGTTTCGTGTGTGCGTAGACATGCGCGCTCCAAACAAGGCAATAATGCGCACCCGCCACCTCATTCCCACCATCGAAGACCTCGTGGTCGATTTAAATGGAgccaaattcttttcaaagCTCGACATGAACCAAGGTTACCATCAGTTAGAGCTCATGCCGGAATCTCGTTTCATCACAACTTTCGCTAGCCATCGTGGACTGTTCCGCTACAAGAGACTTAACTTTGGCATAAACTGCGCCGCAGAAATCTTCGACGATGTCATAAGGCAAATAATTAGTGGCATTCCCGGTGTCGTCAATCGTAGCGACGACATACTCGTGACCGTAAGATCCAGAGGTGAACATGACCAGAATCTTCGGGAAGTGCTACGAAGGCTCCAGGAACGCAACCTCACCCTCAACTTTGGAAAATGTGAGTTCGGGAACAGGGAAGTCACGTATTTTGGTCTTCACTTTAGCGAAGATGGGATCGCCCCTGACAAAGCCAAGGTTCAGGCCATCGACGAAGCCGCCCCTCCATCTGGACCAGACGAGGTATCAAGTTTCCTCGGCATGATTACATTCTGCAGTAGGTTCATAGCGGATGCTGCAAGCATCAGTGAACCTTTGAGAAAACTCACTCACAAGAAAACCGAATGGGCGTGGAGTACCAAAGAACAAACAGCATTTCAGGAGCTCAAGAACCGTCTAAAGAAAGCAGTAACGCTGGCGTACTACGACGTAAAAAAATCGACATCTTTAATTGTTGACGCCAGCCCAACCGGGCTTG GTACCAAGTTCTCGGTAATAACGCACCACAAGCCACTGGAAACCATTTTCAACAAACCGTTGATTCAACCTCCAGCCCGAATTGAAAGATGGTTACTCAAGCTTCAGCAATACGAGTTTGAAGTCAAGTATCAACCCGGTAAGAACAACCCGGCTGACTTCATCTCACGCCATCCAGCCCATCAGAACAGGACCCCGTCAAGAGAAGAAATAATCGCTGAGAACTATGTCAACCACATCGCAATGACGTCAGCACCAAAAGCCGTTACCATCAAGGAAGTGGCAGAAGCTACCGCACGAGACAAAGCGATCCAAGTCATAGCTAAAATGCTCGATTGTAAACGTGAcaccaaacaagaaaacctaACGCCTGGTGAGTCCGAGCGCGTCAGAGCATTCAAACTTGTCCTGAACCAACTGTCACGAGTACAATCCACTGAAGGTCTACTACTGCTTAAGGGTTCGAAGCTGGTCATTCCCCAAGAGCTCACTGATCGCGAAATAAAGATAGCGCACCAATGTCATCCGGGAATTGTGAAGACGAAAAGCCTGATCAGAGAAAAAGTGTGGTTCCCTGGAATAGACAAGCTGGTCGAAAGAAGGATTAGCTCTTACATCCCATGCATGGCAGCCAACCCAACTGTGCGACCGGAACTTCTGCTGACGTCACAGCTTCCATCCGGGCCATGGACCGAGATCAGCGTGGACTTTGCACAATTGCCCGATAACAATTATCTTGTAATCTATGACGATTACTCACGTTTCCCGGTCATACAAAAAGTCTCCAGCACATCGGCGAACGCCATAATCCGCAGATTGAAAGAGGTTTTCGCCATGTTTGGCATCCAAACAACACTCAAAAGTGACAACGGTCCACCATTCTCGAGCAAGAACATGAAAGACTTCGCGGAGGAATTCAACTTCCAACATCGCAAAGTCACCCCTCTTGGCCACAAGCTAACGGTGGCGTCGAACGTTTTATGA